DNA sequence from the Candidatus Brocadia sp. genome:
TACAGTGTTCGAGTATCATACCGGGAACTGGTCCATGAACGACACATTCCACGGGTAATGACGCTTTGCCAGAGAATTGTTTCAAATGTTTATATGAACATTCCAGGGCGGCTGTGATTCCGGAAACCCCTGATTCTTCCAGAAGGTTTAAAGCTTGTACGTTAAGGACGTTTAACGAATAGTCTCCCAGAATATTTAATCCGAATTTCCTTGCCAGACGTATTGCACCCAGACTATGAACAAGTACATAATCGGCATGGAATGATGCAGCCTGCTCAAATAGCCATGCCATATCAGCCATCTCACGGGAAGTAGTTATGCGGGGTGTGCCTATTCCAATAGTTTTTCCAGCATCATGGACCCTCTTGCATGCCTCCTTATACGATGTCTTTGTCCAAAACTCTTTTTTCAACGGTGAAACTTCTCCACTAATATAGATACGATCTGCACCCTCATCCAACGCCAACTTCAGGGCGTTCATAGAGCTTATTTTTACTGATAATAGTGGATTATCTCTATTTGAGTTTGCTGTTTGAAAGTTAATTGGTTTTTCTTTTCCGGTATCTTCTGCGATTTGCAATTCAAAGGGGTCATTATAAATATCCTCTTTTGTAAGAGACGTTTCTTTTGCTGCACGACTTAAGAAGAGGGGTTCTCGACTCCCTGAGATATCGACAAGAGATGCAGACGCCGGTGTGAATGCCATTGATGTAGTAAACTCACGTACCCGATGATTGTAAAGTTGTTCATACTCTGTAGAACCCATGTAATAAGCAGCAGGATTATCAAGATAGGTGTCTATTGCCTTACGATAGATGCCGACAACTTCTTTAAGAAAATCAGCATGTCTCATGCGCCCCTCAATTTTTAAGGAGCATACTCCCGCATGGATAAGGTCAGGGATATGTCTTAAGAGGCACATATCCTTCATAGCCAGTAAGTGACCCGAAGGCAGGTCTCCTATGGGTTGTCCCGAAACACTTTCTACAAGGGTATAATGCCAACGGCACGGTTTCATACACTCGCCGCGATTTGCGCTCTTACTAAAAAGCACGCCGCTGGCATAGCATTGCCCGCTCTGGCAAACACACAAGTCGCCATGCACAAAATACTCAACTTCAATTCCGGCCTTTTCCTGTATCTCCTTCACCTGGTCAAGGGAAATGTCCCGGGATGTAACAATACGGCTTGCTCCCAATTCTTTCAGTGTTAATGCGGATTCAATATTATGGATATTCATCATTGTACTGATATGGACAGGTGTGGGAATGCCCATCTTCCTGATCAGATTTAAAACACCCAGATCCTGGATGATAATGGCATCTACCTGAATTTCACTCAAAAAGTTAAGAAAATGCCCCGCTGCGTTCATCTCATCATTACAGAGAAGATTGTTTACGGTAATGTACAGTTTCGCGTTCTTTGAGTGGGTATATCGTACGGCCTCTACGATTTGTTCGTCTGTAAAATTGAAATCTGACCTGTGAAGCCGCATATTAAAGCGCTTACCGCCGATATATACTGCATCGGCACCGGCATCGATTACTGCAGTCAACGCCTCCCAGCGGCCTGCAGGTGCAAGAAGTTCAATGTTAGTTTCTGATAATTTCATAATATCCTTCTTCTAAAAAAATTTATTCATTTGCTGGTTAAATTGTCTTCGATTGAACCTAAATAGTTGGTACGTTTTTACAAAGTTTATCTTCCTTTGAATGCCTTTTCCCAACCCGAACGAGTCGGAAGTGAAAAATGCAAATTGCAAAGTTTATTTTGCATTTTTCAATTTACACTTTTCATTTTTCATTGAATTTTTGCTAAAAATGTCAAAATTATTTCTGGAAGATACTAATACACCCCTACCTTTGCATTTGCTTCTAATCCGTTTAACAGCGATGGATTTCTGACACCGTCCTGATAAATACCGAGGGACTGTGCATTTTTGGTGGGCGCAATCCGTATAGCCTCATCCCTTTCAAACATATTGGGGATGAAAAAGGACACGTCAAGCCGATGACACACTACCTGACCCTTTTCACCATAGTTAACCATATGGTCAAGACGATTCCGGTCAGGATGGATACCGTTTCTTGTTGAAACGATCTGTAACACCATGCGAGGTCCGGGAGGATAATAGTCCAGATTACCATTCAAAGATTCATCAATTTCCATACACAGGCCAAACAGGGTATTCCCATAACCAGCGATGTGGACAGCATATGGAAAAAGTTCACTTCGGAATCTTTTGAGTTGCTCCTGTTCAATGGGAACCCCGCCATAGTGAATACCGCGAATCTGCATTCTTTGTGCAAAATTCATTTCCTCAGCCAATCTGAGCAGCAGGGGAGGGGTCGAATAAATTACTTCGATGCGCTGTCGTTTCAGTATATCCAGCGCCTGCTCAAGAATGTGGTTAAGATATCTCTTATATCCCAGAGAATCAGGCTTTAGTTTCTTTACCCATCGCGGATCCATATCAATAGAAAATGGATCCATACTACCCATACTCTGTGCTACAGGACCAACGGCTTTGCCTATAATGTGAGGGCCACTGGGACCTACCCATAGCCAATGAGCGCCCCGGGGAAATCCCCTGTATTCTGCGATATACCGGAACCAATCCACGAATGTAACGTAAAACTCTCTCTTCAAATAGGCCGTTACTTTCGGAAGGCCGGTTGTTCCTGCCGTTTCCCCTAATATGAGTTGTTCCTTATTTTCAAGATGAATTTTTGGAATGAAACATTCTATCGGGTAACGCCGAAGGTCTTCTTCCTCCATCGGTCCCAGGATATGCAGATCTTCCAGAGAAGAGATATCCTTCCTCGCATTGATACCTAACTCCTTCTCCTTTTGAAGCCAGTAGAGCGAACCAATAACAGGGTCAAAGTGAATTGATACTATCCGTTTTACCCACTCATCTGCCGACACACCAAACCACTCTGCATCCTGAAGAATGGCTTGATCAGGTCGCCGGTCTAATCTGTTGAATTCACACTTGGTGAAAAGTCCAGGATTTATTGAAGTATTATTTTTATTGGTTTCTATTCCTGTTTGTATCATGGGAAAATTACCTTTTTTATAAAATTTGCAGGGGAAGGTTTGAAACCTCCCTTGCATTAGGTTAAAACTTCGGTTTAAACAGCATCAGGCAACT
Encoded proteins:
- a CDS encoding U32 family peptidase — protein: MKLSETNIELLAPAGRWEALTAVIDAGADAVYIGGKRFNMRLHRSDFNFTDEQIVEAVRYTHSKNAKLYITVNNLLCNDEMNAAGHFLNFLSEIQVDAIIIQDLGVLNLIRKMGIPTPVHISTMMNIHNIESALTLKELGASRIVTSRDISLDQVKEIQEKAGIEVEYFVHGDLCVCQSGQCYASGVLFSKSANRGECMKPCRWHYTLVESVSGQPIGDLPSGHLLAMKDMCLLRHIPDLIHAGVCSLKIEGRMRHADFLKEVVGIYRKAIDTYLDNPAAYYMGSTEYEQLYNHRVREFTTSMAFTPASASLVDISGSREPLFLSRAAKETSLTKEDIYNDPFELQIAEDTGKEKPINFQTANSNRDNPLLSVKISSMNALKLALDEGADRIYISGEVSPLKKEFWTKTSYKEACKRVHDAGKTIGIGTPRITTSREMADMAWLFEQAASFHADYVLVHSLGAIRLARKFGLNILGDYSLNVLNVQALNLLEESGVSGITAALECSYKHLKQFSGKASLPVECVVHGPVPGMILEHCIPAMVTSKSHKKDHCRQVCQYMGYALKDERGEVRPIENDQYCRTHLLLARDICVLPYLHSFVQAGIKVLRIEGQYYEDSLVKTLVSMYHKYLSIYAEHPGISLPIQESEWDILTENSPRGFNLGGYVQDITHSKSTAEVMKSIKQ